A portion of the Rhodothermales bacterium genome contains these proteins:
- a CDS encoding tetratricopeptide repeat protein produces the protein MQRLRLTLCLLLLASALAGCAPEAALTTADFRARLPELEARTLREPADAGALRDLGEAYAQLQRFDPARQALERAYALDADDPKTLYYLGVAHEGAGAEAEALFVLAQYERLSPDSPYRP, from the coding sequence ATGCAACGTCTACGCCTCACGCTGTGCCTCCTCCTCCTCGCCTCGGCCCTCGCCGGGTGCGCGCCCGAGGCCGCCCTCACCACCGCCGACTTCCGCGCCCGCCTCCCCGAGCTCGAGGCCCGCACCCTCCGCGAGCCCGCCGACGCCGGCGCCCTCCGCGACCTCGGCGAGGCCTACGCCCAGCTCCAGCGGTTCGACCCCGCCCGCCAGGCCCTCGAGCGCGCCTACGCCCTCGACGCCGACGACCCCAAGACGCTCTACTACCTCGGCGTCGCCCACGAGGGCGCCGGGGCCGAGGCCGAGGCCCTCTTCGTCCTCGCCCAGTACGAGCGGCTCTCGCCCGACTCCCCGTACCGCCCGC